The DNA region TTGACCTTTCTGGCTAGTTTGCCCACTAGTACCAACACTGACCACTTCACCAGTAGCAGACATCAGAACATCAGCAAACTGTTGTAGCTGAGCTCTGCTCAAGGAAGAGCCTACTACCATGTACTGGTTAAAAGCCAAATTTCCGCAAGTGTGATGGCAACAAGAAACTCCAAATTCGTTAACAAGTTCCATATATTTGTCTTTTAATGTACTTAAGAGCTGTGGGTCAGCCTGCCACATGCCCCTTCTGGAAGCTTCAATAACCCATCCCAGCATACTTTGAGTGGAATAGGCTTGATAATCACTGTTTGCAGTGAACCGATCAGTCAATAAGTTTTGAGCAACCAATGTCCACATCTGGTTAGAAACACTTCCGGTGGTGGCATGTATGCCAAATAAATTTTCATAACGAGATGCATACTCCACCCAGCCACTTGCCGTGCCAAACAGTGCATCTTGGTAGGCTGGGTTTAAAAGCTGGGATCTTATCTCCAGTTCAACTTCTTCTTTTATTGTTCTGGTTATAACATTATTTTTGTTTCTAATATCTGCCAGTATGGCATCAGGATTTCCACCTAAACTAGTTGATGCGAGGAACATTCCACCAAACCAGTCATAGTAGTCATCAGTGTCCAGTAATCTCCAAGTACTATCAATGGTCTGAGTTACCATGTCCATGTTTCTTAGTAAATACTGGAAAGTGTTCCTATTCTGACTAATTTGGATACCGTCATCAGTTGATCTCCAAGCGTAAGAAACCCGGGAAAGATATACACTGGCCAGATCATCACTGGTACTCCATTTACTGGTATTAGGTACCAAATCACAGACACCAGTTCCTTCTAAAACCAGCCCTCTGAGACCAAATACACGATCTAGAGAATCATTTTCAAGAAGATGTTTTTTAATGTAATTTTCTTTATCAGTTTCTCCTGGAGCATTTGCAGCCAGTTTAACAGCATTGTTCATGAGGTTGATCCAGATCTCATTTCCAGTGACTGCTGTGGTGAAAACATCAATACGAGGTCTTTTCATGGTAACACCGTCAATGGTGATGGTCAAGTCTTTCAGTGGAATTAAGGTGGGAGTACTCTGTACATCCCCATTGCTATTCCAAATCGGTTGAACACCTAAAAGGTACAAAAACTCACCAATGGCAATGCCATCAGTTCGTAGTAGTTCAGTGCCCCACATGACCATTCCAATGGTTTCTGGGAATTTTCCATGTTTTTGGTAGTAGTCAACAATTAGTTGGTCTACTAATATTTTTGCTGTTTCCCATGCTGCCTTAGTGGGCATTTTCTTAGGATTAGCACTGTAGAAATTTTTACCAGTTGGTAAAACATCGGCATAGGCTGGATCAGCCCCTAAACCAGCTGTGACAAATCCACCGCTAAGGGCGTTTAAAAGATTCTCCCATTCCTGGTTTGCTCTTATTTTGTTAATGATTTGTTTGCAATATTGTAAGTCATTCAGTAAATCAGTGCTGATGACATTGAAACTGGTTGGTTCATCACCATTCACTATTCGTTCTATGTAATCCCTAATCTGGTTATCTATGGCATCTAACTCATCTGTATACAAGGTTACTTTGTTCATGTCATAATAGCTAACTGTTATTCCTGGGTAAAGTTCAGTTTTCATGTGATCCATGATATCAGTCATGGATGATACTATTGTGAAAACTTCTTCCACTAGTTCATCACCAGTTAGAACTTTCCCGAGGCTATGCAAACCGAGGGGTATGATATCCTTTTCGATTTCATGTAACAATAGATGGATTTTATCCAGCCATTCTTCAAAGTTTTGTCCTGTTGCCTGTGATTGTAGGCCTAATTCATTAACTTTTACGGTTATCTGTGTTACTAATGCTGGTAAAATCTGGTAGTTACCCACGTTCAAAGCGTTTTGATACTGGTGTATCAAGTCATGCACAACTATCAAATCACCGTACAAACCAGAACGGACCATGGCTGGTGTCATGTGATCTATTATTAATGCATTAGCCCTATCTTTAGCAACTAAACCTTCTCCAGGGTTGGAAACTATGTAGGGATTGATGTTAGGTATGTTAGATAATTGGAATGGCCAATCATCTTCCTGTAACCCTACATGCCTTCCGGGAAGCCACTCCAGGGTTCCATGAGTTCCAAAGTGTATCATTACATTAGCATTGAAAACTTCTTCCAGCCAGTTATAAAATGCTATGTACTGGTGGTGTGGTGGTAGATATTCATCATGGTAATCCTCAACTTCTTCCCATCCTCTGCTGGGTTGTACTGTGATGAACACATTACCGAACATTATGCCTGGAATAACGATTGACCCTGATGAAACCATGATATCGCCCAAGGCATTACCCCACTTTTCTATGACTTGCTGTTGCAGGACTGCTGGTAACTGGTTAAACCAGGACAAGTATGTGCTTGGATCAACCAATTGACCGTTGATTTGCAGTTTATCTCGGTACTTATTTACATATTGATCTAGTAGGGGCTGTGCCCAGCTACCTTTGTTACCGAATTCAGCAACTAGAGTGTACAGTTGATTGGGGGTGGGTATTTCTTCGGTTCCAAGATCATAACCCTCATATTTTAGTTTTGTTAGAAGGTCATGCAAGCTCTGGAAAACATCCAAGTATGATGCTCCCATTTCAGCTTTTCCTGGCGGGTAATTGTAGAGAATTATGGCTATTTTCTTTTCAAAATTGGATAATTCTTTGAGTAAGGCCCATTTGTTGGTTAAAGTTACTATTTTTTGCACTCCCGCGTCTAAAGGATGTTCTATGCCGTTTTCATCAGTGTAAGATATCACTACCGGACTGAAAATCCCTTCAAAGTAGGGGTAGGTCACTGCGT from Methanobacterium sp. includes:
- a CDS encoding cobalamin biosynthesis protein CobN — translated: MTIVFALLLCGAVSAEEIKGNVDTNPLNSTDNQSVAINNLECDQDPRIYGIVKEIYNESSGTYTKLVDAIPVKGAAVTIKNPADNSIIATGTTNQNGEYDIYFLSTLTEFKVEIAYSTYKTYFKNVIPTGTPIPETQLNHTFMPDIAMIFSHPEKATAIKMLNNRRLIHIDGWYGTSDNDWIVEYVNFAYLDMTMPGSGWGDSWYDELLKSPANANYMISHAHGFPCDTDTDPYGGDGLHMLGGHDTSDTENTLENTYMGSYYDLATDDAIQTNFQYMVEYIYYLLGETTINPTQNGKSPIMATPNWGLYHPDYPTKVIAAFPSQEQIKAWIESNFGYTPDGSLIWTKEDYSNWSETSRNTVYQEFENWYDATKTDITSPFIVIVSYGPGGETINALIKEYENQGRAVLNLFAREVTPSASSLLMELVIGKDGNGPLGRGISAITSLYSFSLNYANLADNGALSELEKINLEVIKALQLSNMNSLTNPLGAQSEWVYAVTYPYFEGIFSPVVISYTDENGIEHPLDAGVQKIVTLTNKWALLKELSNFEKKIAIILYNYPPGKAEMGASYLDVFQSLHDLLTKLKYEGYDLGTEEIPTPNQLYTLVAEFGNKGSWAQPLLDQYVNKYRDKLQINGQLVDPSTYLSWFNQLPAVLQQQVIEKWGNALGDIMVSSGSIVIPGIMFGNVFITVQPSRGWEEVEDYHDEYLPPHHQYIAFYNWLEEVFNANVMIHFGTHGTLEWLPGRHVGLQEDDWPFQLSNIPNINPYIVSNPGEGLVAKDRANALIIDHMTPAMVRSGLYGDLIVVHDLIHQYQNALNVGNYQILPALVTQITVKVNELGLQSQATGQNFEEWLDKIHLLLHEIEKDIIPLGLHSLGKVLTGDELVEEVFTIVSSMTDIMDHMKTELYPGITVSYYDMNKVTLYTDELDAIDNQIRDYIERIVNGDEPTSFNVISTDLLNDLQYCKQIINKIRANQEWENLLNALSGGFVTAGLGADPAYADVLPTGKNFYSANPKKMPTKAAWETAKILVDQLIVDYYQKHGKFPETIGMVMWGTELLRTDGIAIGEFLYLLGVQPIWNSNGDVQSTPTLIPLKDLTITIDGVTMKRPRIDVFTTAVTGNEIWINLMNNAVKLAANAPGETDKENYIKKHLLENDSLDRVFGLRGLVLEGTGVCDLVPNTSKWSTSDDLASVYLSRVSYAWRSTDDGIQISQNRNTFQYLLRNMDMVTQTIDSTWRLLDTDDYYDWFGGMFLASTSLGGNPDAILADIRNKNNVITRTIKEEVELEIRSQLLNPAYQDALFGTASGWVEYASRYENLFGIHATTGSVSNQMWTLVAQNLLTDRFTANSDYQAYSTQSMLGWVIEASRRGMWQADPQLLSTLKDKYMELVNEFGVSCCHHTCGNLAFNQYMVVGSSLSRAQLQQFADVLMSATGEVVSVGTSGQTSQKGQSSGQTSSSRQANDASSSSSAVSPGDINTVQETSKSDEQSTNGENSAYEVSQASSQSSGQSSMPIAAIVGVLILVGLVGFGYFRGAIFKK